A genomic segment from Alteribacillus bidgolensis encodes:
- the galU gene encoding UTP--glucose-1-phosphate uridylyltransferase GalU, whose amino-acid sequence MKVKKAIIPAAGLGTRFLPATKAQPKEMLPIVDKPTIQYIVEEAIESGIEDIIIVSGRGKRAIEDHFDKSYELEETLSKKKKWSQLEEVQAISNMANIHYIRQKEPKGLGHAIACASSFVGNEPFAVLLGDDIVKSEKPCLRQLIETFERYHSSVVGVQQVPDEDVSKYGIVEPKGQEIEEGVLHLEDLKEKPPLEEAPSNYAIMGRYVLRPEIFEILQQLPPGSGNEIQLTDAIKELNQKQAVLAYQFGGVRYDVGDKFGFIKATLDFALHRDDLKEPLEAYLKESLEAHTRK is encoded by the coding sequence GTGAAAGTAAAAAAAGCAATTATACCAGCAGCAGGGCTTGGAACAAGATTTTTACCAGCAACAAAGGCTCAGCCGAAAGAAATGCTTCCCATTGTAGATAAGCCGACGATTCAATATATTGTCGAGGAAGCAATTGAATCTGGTATTGAGGATATTATTATTGTCAGCGGGCGCGGTAAACGTGCGATCGAAGACCATTTTGACAAGTCATATGAATTAGAAGAAACATTGTCTAAAAAGAAAAAATGGTCACAGCTCGAAGAAGTACAAGCCATTTCAAACATGGCAAACATCCATTATATTCGGCAGAAAGAACCAAAAGGGTTAGGACATGCCATTGCTTGTGCAAGCAGCTTTGTGGGAAATGAACCGTTTGCGGTACTGCTTGGGGACGATATAGTAAAATCAGAAAAACCATGCTTAAGGCAGCTGATTGAAACGTTTGAGCGGTATCACTCTTCTGTAGTAGGGGTGCAGCAGGTGCCAGATGAAGATGTTTCAAAGTACGGAATTGTGGAGCCAAAAGGACAAGAAATAGAGGAAGGTGTTCTGCATCTTGAGGATTTAAAAGAAAAACCTCCGCTAGAAGAAGCACCTTCTAACTATGCGATTATGGGCCGTTATGTGCTGCGTCCGGAAATCTTTGAGATTTTACAACAGCTTCCGCCAGGCTCAGGCAACGAAATTCAATTAACAGATGCGATTAAAGAATTAAATCAAAAGCAAGCTGTGCTGGCTTATCAATTCGGCGGTGTCCGCTACGACGTGGGCGATAAGTTTGGTTTTATTAAAGCTACCCTTGACTTTGCCCTACACCGTGACGATTTAAAAGAACCACTGGAAGCATATTTGAAAGAATCCTTAGAAGCCCATACAAGGAAGTAA
- a CDS encoding S-layer homology domain-containing protein — translation MTVSSLLYISEADFHIGSFEPSKANAQSAGFPDVNERYWAYEEITWADESGLMTGYKDGSFGPGDEMTEAQFVTILQRYFNLETSEGENSHWSQPSYQALSNSLLRMPGLRNDSVKNREVTRGIISQALAHSQGQEPGLEKSVAWMFKEDLTTGRQDGSTQTERYDVNGKLTRAQAAVFLKRLHDSQFTQWRGEILLDMTPEGSNVYTEKVRSLYSEAGVTLYARDNSSFATADPEYYHLFQAYQGERREYVISRTTESNFELASKAAEALGAPLSADDIFNALKQAEQTEEVQQLGEIEINPRPSDIFMLWDEQEE, via the coding sequence ATGACCGTAAGTTCTTTATTGTACATAAGTGAAGCTGACTTTCATATAGGGTCATTCGAGCCTAGTAAGGCAAATGCTCAATCCGCTGGCTTTCCAGATGTCAATGAAAGGTACTGGGCCTATGAAGAAATAACCTGGGCAGATGAATCCGGACTGATGACCGGTTATAAAGATGGCAGCTTCGGGCCGGGAGATGAAATGACGGAGGCTCAGTTTGTGACCATCCTTCAGCGGTATTTTAACCTTGAAACTAGCGAAGGAGAAAACAGCCATTGGTCTCAGCCATCCTATCAAGCGCTCTCTAATTCTTTGTTAAGAATGCCTGGTTTGCGTAATGATTCGGTTAAAAACAGAGAAGTGACCCGCGGTATTATCAGCCAGGCGCTTGCTCATTCTCAAGGCCAGGAACCAGGCTTAGAGAAATCTGTAGCATGGATGTTTAAAGAAGACTTGACGACAGGACGACAAGACGGAAGCACACAAACTGAACGTTATGATGTCAATGGCAAATTGACTCGCGCCCAGGCAGCAGTGTTCCTCAAACGCCTGCATGACAGTCAATTCACGCAATGGCGGGGTGAAATATTACTAGATATGACACCAGAAGGTTCAAATGTTTACACAGAAAAAGTCCGTTCGTTGTATAGTGAAGCAGGAGTAACCCTGTATGCACGTGACAACAGCAGTTTTGCAACCGCAGATCCTGAATACTATCATTTATTTCAAGCTTATCAAGGAGAGCGCAGGGAATATGTCATATCACGGACAACCGAGTCTAATTTTGAACTAGCTTCTAAGGCTGCAGAAGCACTCGGAGCTCCGCTTTCAGCAGATGATATATTTAATGCATTAAAACAGGCAGAACAAACAGAAGAAGTTCAGCAGCTTGGAGAAATAGAAATCAATCCTCGTCCTAGTGATATATTTATGTTGTGGGACGAACAGGAAGAGTAA
- a CDS encoding transposase: MPRQERIWFPGLTYRIEAKGIRNSQLFYDEKDYSHYIYLLTKIKADCGFDLHAYCLLPNKIDLLIETFKTDLSTLMHRLQTNYAMYFNRRHQLHGHVFQGRYLSEPIKDETHFFESSQYIHLTPLREKNVNRLLHYRWSSARDYLSPQPEEEPLHPLLTLDRTLQLFPSPKHQHFEEFLFNFMREEIL; the protein is encoded by the coding sequence GTGCCCCGTCAAGAACGGATCTGGTTCCCAGGACTTACGTACCGCATAGAAGCTAAGGGAATTAGAAACTCTCAGCTATTCTATGATGAAAAAGATTATTCCCACTACATCTATCTATTAACAAAAATAAAAGCAGATTGCGGCTTTGACCTGCATGCTTATTGTCTACTCCCTAACAAAATTGATTTATTAATAGAAACATTTAAAACAGACTTGTCTACACTAATGCATCGGCTGCAGACAAATTATGCCATGTACTTTAACCGGAGGCACCAGTTACACGGCCATGTGTTTCAAGGAAGGTACCTTTCTGAACCGATCAAGGATGAAACGCATTTTTTTGAAAGTTCACAGTATATTCACCTTACCCCCCTTCGTGAAAAAAATGTGAATCGTCTATTACACTACCGTTGGAGCAGTGCTCGAGATTACCTTTCTCCTCAACCTGAAGAAGAACCTTTACACCCCCTGCTGACACTAGATCGAACACTGCAGCTTTTCCCATCTCCAAAACACCAGCACTTTGAAGAATTTTTATTCAATTTTATGAGGGAAGAAATCCTGTAG
- a CDS encoding single-stranded DNA-binding protein — MFNQVTIVGRFTRDPEVTYTKDGTAVCNFTLAVQRSFRNMQGDFDADFVPITVWRKQAENTALYCHKGALVGVNGRIHTRIYENKDQKRIQVVEVNADQVRLLKLNSNQQSPAASPEASPVDKNSRDGVQTPLAPTENVPVMNVRETNTPQ, encoded by the coding sequence ATGTTTAACCAGGTCACGATTGTAGGCCGTTTTACTCGCGACCCAGAAGTAACCTATACCAAAGACGGTACAGCTGTCTGCAACTTCACCTTAGCGGTGCAGCGATCATTTCGTAATATGCAAGGAGATTTTGATGCTGATTTCGTCCCGATTACTGTCTGGAGAAAACAAGCAGAAAACACCGCACTTTACTGTCATAAAGGTGCTCTTGTTGGAGTGAACGGCAGAATCCATACGAGAATTTATGAAAATAAAGATCAAAAACGCATTCAGGTTGTAGAAGTGAATGCCGATCAAGTTCGCTTACTTAAACTAAATTCCAATCAACAGTCCCCTGCCGCTTCACCTGAAGCGTCTCCAGTCGATAAGAACAGCCGGGATGGTGTTCAAACTCCGCTTGCCCCTACAGAAAACGTTCCCGTGATGAATGTAAGAGAAACGAACACGCCTCAGTAA
- a CDS encoding S-layer homology domain-containing protein — MEFTPRALDITGFEEEKLDEHKSIASFDDTDRIGDWAKEDVERLVQAGIISGREDGTIFDPKTGTTRAQMAKMLDEYLKFVNFSN; from the coding sequence ATCGAATTTACTCCTCGAGCATTAGACATCACAGGGTTTGAAGAAGAAAAACTGGACGAACATAAATCGATAGCTTCTTTTGACGACACAGATAGAATTGGAGATTGGGCGAAAGAAGATGTAGAACGATTAGTTCAAGCAGGGATTATCAGCGGCCGTGAAGACGGCACTATCTTTGATCCAAAAACAGGTACCACCCGTGCTCAGATGGCCAAAATGCTGGATGAATACCTGAAATTTGTAAACTTCAGCAACTAA
- a CDS encoding SLC13 family permease → MTWEMAVTGIVILAMMGALIKEAARPEVILLTALFVLLLTGILTPAQAVQGFYNQGMLTIGLLCIVAGAVQKSGLVERFVENVLNNGHSPRQSLLRIMVPSSLFSGVLNNTPIVAAFTPYVRQWCEKHDVAPSKFLLPISFATIAGGTMTLIGTSTNLVVHGMLIERGFAGFSFFQLAIIGVPITLFLIVFMIGIGLRMLPNRVPTMPYYNTDKNQKRFSAEMVVEPNGDFAGKTIKQAGLHQKNGVELLGIVRKGKVLENYSSSFKLKAHDYLLLIGSLNDIAYLEGRDGLQLDTGAAYQLDGLRQGESQLLEVVVTHYSSLLFKKMKDTLFPQQFDAAIVGVHRYDDQHVQRMEEITIKPGDTLLLLAGPDFENRTSTRNEFTILRTNKSSNPFQPFPAWKRFLPIILFGMMIVLAAAQIISIFTAAAVTVMLLLVLNILPVREMKNYIPFQVLIVISAAFGIGEAMLKTGAATYLAEMMLQWMAPFGLIGIFILLYVLTNILTEVITNNAAAIIMLPVAIETAAILGIQITPLAVIVAIAASASFITPIGYQTNLFVYGQGGYRFIDFMKIGIPVSLMVMAITVSITWTVWG, encoded by the coding sequence ATGACGTGGGAGATGGCAGTAACCGGTATCGTTATTCTAGCGATGATGGGAGCTTTAATTAAAGAAGCAGCACGCCCTGAAGTTATTTTGCTTACTGCGCTTTTTGTACTCCTTTTAACGGGTATTCTTACCCCTGCACAAGCGGTGCAAGGGTTTTACAACCAAGGGATGCTTACGATTGGTTTGCTATGTATTGTTGCCGGCGCGGTACAAAAAAGCGGATTAGTGGAAAGGTTTGTGGAAAATGTTTTAAATAACGGCCATAGTCCAAGACAATCCTTGCTTCGTATTATGGTGCCTTCTTCCCTTTTTTCCGGTGTGTTGAATAACACGCCGATTGTGGCGGCTTTCACCCCATACGTCCGCCAATGGTGTGAAAAACATGACGTTGCACCTTCTAAATTTTTACTGCCGATTTCGTTTGCAACCATTGCCGGCGGCACGATGACGCTGATTGGGACGTCTACTAATTTGGTTGTCCACGGCATGCTGATTGAAAGAGGGTTTGCAGGCTTTTCTTTTTTTCAACTTGCGATTATCGGCGTGCCCATTACGTTGTTTTTAATTGTGTTCATGATTGGAATTGGGCTCAGAATGCTTCCAAATCGAGTACCTACCATGCCATATTATAATACAGATAAAAACCAAAAACGCTTTTCAGCGGAAATGGTAGTAGAGCCGAATGGGGATTTTGCGGGAAAAACCATTAAACAAGCAGGCCTGCATCAAAAAAATGGGGTGGAGCTGCTTGGAATTGTACGAAAAGGTAAAGTTTTAGAGAATTATTCTTCGTCTTTTAAACTTAAAGCACATGATTATTTGCTATTGATCGGCAGTTTAAACGACATTGCTTACTTAGAGGGCCGGGATGGACTTCAATTAGATACAGGTGCAGCGTATCAGCTTGATGGCCTGCGCCAAGGAGAGAGCCAGCTTTTAGAAGTAGTGGTAACTCATTATTCTTCTCTGTTATTTAAAAAAATGAAAGATACGTTATTTCCTCAGCAATTTGACGCAGCGATTGTCGGAGTTCACCGCTACGATGACCAGCATGTACAGCGGATGGAAGAAATTACGATTAAACCTGGTGATACACTGTTGCTATTGGCAGGACCTGACTTTGAAAATAGAACGAGTACAAGAAATGAATTCACGATATTACGAACGAATAAAAGCAGCAATCCCTTTCAACCTTTTCCGGCGTGGAAAAGATTTCTGCCAATTATCCTTTTCGGTATGATGATCGTGTTGGCAGCAGCTCAAATCATTTCTATTTTTACAGCAGCAGCTGTGACAGTTATGCTGTTATTGGTATTAAACATTTTACCAGTTCGAGAAATGAAAAATTATATCCCATTTCAAGTGCTGATTGTCATATCAGCAGCTTTTGGAATTGGGGAAGCCATGTTGAAAACAGGGGCCGCTACTTATTTAGCAGAAATGATGCTGCAATGGATGGCACCATTTGGGTTGATAGGAATATTTATACTGCTCTACGTGTTAACCAATATATTGACCGAAGTTATTACGAATAACGCAGCTGCTATTATTATGCTTCCAGTAGCTATAGAAACGGCAGCGATTTTGGGCATTCAAATCACACCGCTTGCTGTTATCGTAGCGATTGCTGCATCAGCAAGTTTTATTACCCCGATCGGTTATCAGACCAATTTGTTTGTTTATGGACAAGGAGGCTACCGATTTATTGATTTTATGAAAATCGGGATTCCTGTCAGTTTGATGGTTATGGCCATTACGGTATCCATTACATGGACGGTTTGGGGTTAA
- a CDS encoding DUF362 domain-containing protein — protein MAFVITSPCIEEKAGDCVEVCPVDCIEEGEDQFYIDPDVCIDCGACIVVCPVEAIVEDTELTPETEPFLEKAKEFYGTS, from the coding sequence ATGGCTTTTGTTATTACCTCACCTTGTATTGAGGAAAAAGCCGGTGACTGTGTAGAAGTTTGCCCGGTCGATTGCATTGAAGAAGGCGAAGATCAATTCTATATCGACCCTGACGTATGCATTGATTGCGGCGCTTGTATTGTCGTCTGCCCGGTTGAGGCTATTGTAGAAGATACCGAACTCACGCCTGAAACAGAGCCATTTTTAGAGAAGGCTAAAGAGTTTTACGGCACGAGTTAA
- the moaA gene encoding GTP 3',8-cyclase MoaA: MKRNVITDTLNRPLRDLRISVIDRCNFRCSYCMPKEIFGDDYPFMPENELLSFDEILRLAEQFTKLGAEKIRITGGEPLMRKDLPLLIEQLSELEGIHDIGLTTNGVYLIKQAKALKEAGLHRVNVSLDAIEEKVFQTMNGRNVKPKAVFKGIDAALSAGLQVKVNMVVKKGVNDGQIRPLAEYCKAKGITLRFIEYMDVGQTNGWNFSDVVTKKEIYEKLTDIAPLIPVKKAYFGEVASRYRYKDSDVEVGFISSVSDAFCSSCTRARISADGKLYTCLFAESGHDLRAFLRNGASTEELEHYLTSIWTNRSDRYSEERTEETVKKRKKIEMSYIGG; encoded by the coding sequence ATGAAAAGAAATGTTATCACAGACACGTTAAACCGTCCTTTACGCGATTTGCGTATTTCTGTCATAGATCGTTGCAATTTTCGCTGTTCCTACTGTATGCCTAAAGAAATATTCGGCGATGATTATCCGTTCATGCCAGAAAATGAGCTGCTTTCCTTTGATGAAATCCTTCGTCTGGCAGAACAATTTACAAAACTAGGAGCAGAAAAAATTCGTATTACCGGCGGTGAACCGTTAATGCGAAAAGACCTCCCTCTTTTAATAGAACAATTATCAGAATTAGAAGGAATCCATGATATTGGTTTAACGACAAACGGCGTATACTTGATTAAACAGGCAAAAGCCTTAAAGGAAGCCGGTTTGCATAGAGTAAATGTCAGCCTTGATGCAATAGAAGAAAAGGTTTTTCAGACCATGAACGGCAGAAATGTAAAACCGAAAGCAGTATTTAAAGGTATCGATGCTGCTTTGTCAGCCGGCCTGCAGGTAAAAGTAAACATGGTCGTAAAAAAAGGAGTCAATGACGGACAAATCCGTCCTCTGGCAGAATATTGCAAAGCTAAAGGCATCACTCTCCGTTTTATTGAATATATGGATGTCGGTCAAACGAACGGCTGGAACTTTTCTGATGTGGTAACCAAAAAAGAAATTTATGAAAAGCTGACTGATATTGCTCCATTAATTCCAGTAAAAAAAGCTTATTTTGGAGAAGTAGCGTCAAGGTACCGTTATAAAGACAGTGATGTGGAAGTTGGGTTTATCTCTTCTGTCTCTGATGCGTTTTGTTCGAGCTGTACTCGGGCACGTATTTCAGCAGACGGGAAACTCTACACTTGTCTGTTTGCCGAATCAGGCCATGATTTACGTGCTTTCCTTAGAAACGGTGCCTCTACCGAAGAATTAGAACACTACCTGACTTCGATCTGGACCAACCGCAGCGACAGATATTCTGAGGAAAGAACGGAAGAAACCGTAAAAAAACGAAAGAAAATTGAAATGTCTTATATAGGCGGATAG